In the Vibrio gigantis genome, one interval contains:
- a CDS encoding sensor domain-containing diguanylate cyclase, translated as MINHHTVDFKRALLGLTASFLVVLSLLLVDSAEESDKQYGIENQGVTRSLAELTQIINALEYNITALYPLHGDTYVFSHDKKVEGETCYFTSEEQHAPRFDFMFSGPREMCDPKSDLYTEAGKRLFIAPTMAYFANTIDTISAIYFISKEKFIISSPSDFASYIKGDTFDSVVNSRPYWVNTIRFGLSQGKEQVVYTGQYDDYLTGKKVVTLTKGIYVNGEFKGILGVDGYVSNLVSNPTHGYKVTSTRGANKYGFMDFTYSKPLYVGDINTQLYLSIEEDKSEHFLHVLEMEKIQLSILLILYLLSVLWLWRFYTRQEHLRLNDLAMRDPLTGLLNRRGFEARLLAQDEEPIIGVGVFDIDDFKVVNDQHGHKVGDDVICHVAQLMLNSVRQQDIVARFGGEEFVVAITGESSELLSSIFERIQNDISLQSYRCPTGDKISVSVSGGATLYSLYKFDSVGHLWKNQSIRSSDQQLYKAKAAGKNQVCIQVY; from the coding sequence TTGATTAACCACCATACCGTCGATTTTAAAAGGGCTTTATTAGGCCTGACCGCCAGTTTTTTAGTAGTTTTGAGCTTGTTGCTCGTTGATTCAGCGGAAGAATCAGATAAACAGTATGGAATTGAAAACCAAGGCGTGACCCGTTCCTTAGCGGAGCTCACACAGATCATTAATGCGCTTGAGTACAACATCACCGCCCTCTACCCACTGCATGGGGATACCTACGTATTCTCACATGACAAAAAGGTTGAGGGTGAGACGTGCTACTTTACTAGTGAAGAGCAACATGCCCCTCGTTTTGATTTTATGTTCTCTGGTCCTCGTGAGATGTGCGACCCTAAATCGGACCTTTATACTGAAGCGGGCAAGCGGCTGTTCATTGCACCGACTATGGCTTATTTTGCCAATACCATTGATACCATCTCTGCGATTTACTTTATTTCAAAAGAGAAGTTCATCATCTCTTCGCCTTCTGACTTTGCCAGTTATATTAAGGGCGACACCTTTGATTCGGTTGTGAATAGCCGTCCTTATTGGGTGAATACGATTCGCTTTGGCCTCTCTCAGGGCAAAGAGCAAGTTGTGTATACCGGGCAATATGATGACTACCTTACCGGAAAAAAAGTGGTGACCTTAACAAAGGGGATCTACGTCAATGGTGAGTTCAAAGGGATATTGGGTGTCGATGGATATGTCTCCAACCTCGTATCGAACCCTACCCATGGCTATAAAGTCACAAGTACTCGAGGCGCAAACAAATACGGGTTTATGGACTTTACCTATTCCAAGCCTCTGTATGTTGGTGACATTAACACCCAGTTGTATCTGAGTATTGAAGAAGATAAGAGCGAGCACTTTCTGCATGTATTGGAGATGGAGAAGATTCAGCTTTCAATACTATTGATTTTGTATCTTCTCTCGGTGTTATGGCTATGGCGCTTCTATACCAGGCAAGAGCACCTGCGTTTAAATGACTTAGCAATGCGCGATCCACTGACCGGTTTGCTGAATCGACGCGGTTTTGAAGCTCGATTATTGGCGCAGGATGAAGAGCCGATTATTGGTGTTGGCGTGTTTGATATTGATGATTTCAAAGTTGTTAATGATCAGCATGGTCACAAAGTGGGGGACGATGTGATTTGCCACGTAGCTCAGTTGATGCTGAACAGCGTTAGACAGCAAGATATCGTGGCACGATTTGGTGGTGAAGAGTTTGTTGTGGCGATTACAGGGGAATCCTCTGAGCTGCTTTCGTCTATCTTTGAGCGCATTCAAAACGACATCAGCCTACAAAGTTATCGATGTCCTACGGGGGATAAGATTAGTGTCTCGGTATCTGGTGGCGCGACGCTTTATTCTCTGTACAAGTTCGATAGTGTCGGGCACTTATGGAAAAACCAGAGTATTCGTTCGTCTGATCAGCAGCTCTATAAGGCAAAGGCTGCGGGTAAGAATCAGGTGTGTATTCAGGTGTATTAA
- a CDS encoding prepilin-type N-terminal cleavage/methylation domain-containing protein: MKHNALITPPANKCLSKGFTIIELVVVIVILGIISVTAASKFLNLQTDARISTLNGLKGGMEGASAMLYGKASALGLDKAASASVNVEGDDISVVYGYPAAINSDAWSMLIESTFLDAEWGVGNADWYFTNSNHADGKIIYAPASRKKEGDNCYLEYQEATETTTPIFTLTTDGC, translated from the coding sequence ATGAAACACAATGCTCTTATCACTCCACCAGCGAACAAATGCCTCTCAAAAGGCTTCACCATCATCGAACTGGTTGTAGTGATCGTAATTCTGGGCATTATTTCTGTAACGGCGGCTTCCAAGTTTCTCAACCTTCAAACTGATGCTCGCATCTCGACATTAAATGGCCTCAAAGGCGGCATGGAAGGCGCAAGTGCTATGCTTTATGGTAAGGCATCAGCATTAGGCTTAGATAAAGCAGCAAGTGCGTCTGTAAATGTGGAAGGCGACGATATCTCAGTCGTCTATGGCTACCCAGCAGCAATCAACAGTGACGCTTGGTCAATGCTAATAGAATCAACTTTTCTTGATGCCGAGTGGGGAGTCGGTAATGCCGATTGGTATTTTACAAATAGTAATCACGCTGATGGAAAAATTATCTACGCTCCAGCAAGTCGTAAAAAGGAAGGAGATAATTGCTACTTGGAGTATCAAGAAGCAACAGAAACTACGACACCTATCTTCACCTTAACAACAGATGGCTGCTAG
- the efp gene encoding elongation factor P, which translates to MASVSTNEFKGGLKFMMDNEPCSIIENEYVKPGKGQAFNRVKLRKLLSGKVLEKTFKSGDTVELADVVDVELGYLYSDGEFYHFMNNETFEQIAAEVKAVGDTAKWLVENDVCTLTLWNDNPITVTPPNFVEIAVTETDPGLKGDTQGTGGKPATLATGAVVRVPLFIAIGEVVKVDTRTGEYVGRVK; encoded by the coding sequence ATGGCGTCAGTAAGCACCAATGAATTCAAAGGCGGTTTAAAATTCATGATGGATAACGAGCCTTGCTCAATTATCGAAAATGAATACGTTAAGCCAGGTAAAGGCCAAGCGTTTAACCGTGTTAAACTTCGTAAACTGCTGTCAGGCAAAGTGTTAGAGAAAACATTTAAGTCAGGCGATACAGTAGAACTAGCGGACGTTGTAGACGTTGAACTAGGCTACCTATACAGCGATGGCGAATTCTACCACTTCATGAACAATGAAACATTCGAGCAAATCGCTGCTGAAGTAAAAGCAGTTGGCGATACAGCTAAATGGTTAGTTGAAAACGACGTATGTACTCTAACGTTGTGGAATGATAACCCTATCACAGTAACTCCACCAAACTTTGTTGAGATCGCAGTAACTGAAACCGATCCTGGCCTAAAAGGCGACACACAAGGTACTGGCGGTAAACCTGCAACTCTAGCAACTGGCGCGGTAGTTCGTGTACCTCTATTCATCGCTATCGGTGAAGTTGTGAAAGTTGATACTCGCACTGGCGAATACGTTGGTCGTGTAAAATAA
- a CDS encoding MgtC/SapB family protein: protein MTQFIEQTLNLAPFSWAGLAVCMLCGSLIGIERQTRGKPVGIRTSILIISGTYFFLTMAISLSPNTLDQARVLGQIITGVGFLGAGVMMTLDGKIHGVTSAAIIWVLAALGMMIALGHLSQSVIITLMALVILLGVDKVENSFQSLRRGVHQKWMRKGRVKK, encoded by the coding sequence ATGACACAATTTATAGAACAAACTCTCAACCTTGCCCCCTTTAGCTGGGCAGGCCTTGCAGTATGCATGCTGTGTGGTTCGTTAATCGGTATCGAGCGACAAACACGCGGCAAACCGGTAGGGATCAGAACATCTATTTTGATCATCAGTGGTACCTACTTCTTCCTTACGATGGCGATTAGCCTGTCCCCTAACACGCTGGATCAAGCTCGTGTGCTTGGTCAGATCATAACTGGGGTCGGTTTCCTTGGCGCTGGGGTAATGATGACTCTGGATGGCAAAATTCATGGTGTGACTTCAGCGGCAATTATCTGGGTACTTGCTGCATTAGGTATGATGATCGCCCTTGGCCACCTTTCCCAATCGGTGATTATCACACTGATGGCATTAGTGATTCTGCTTGGGGTCGATAAAGTGGAAAACAGCTTCCAAAGCCTGCGTCGTGGTGTTCACCAGAAGTGGATGAGAAAAGGCCGTGTGAAGAAGTAA
- the epmB gene encoding EF-P beta-lysylation protein EpmB has translation MPHIITRKVESVEQNWLKQLSNAISDPTKLLEALEIDPTPWQAGFAARELFALRVPLSFVERMEKGNPHDPLLRQVLPLSEEFEAHQGYSADPLEEQENAIPGLLHKYKNRALMIVKGGCAINCRYCFRRHFPYQDNKGSKSVWQTSLDYVATHTEVNEVILSGGDPLMAKDSELEWLINAIEQIPHVKTVRIHSRLPVVIPARVTDELCQILANTRLNVVMVSHINHANEINLELKQAFHKLKQSGTTLLNQGVMLKGVNNSANSLKELSEKLFDTGILPYYMHVLDKVQGAAHFYISDEEAKHHFKGLISEVSGYLVPKLTREIGGRTSKTPLDLHIE, from the coding sequence ATGCCGCATATCATAACCCGAAAAGTCGAATCTGTTGAGCAAAACTGGCTCAAACAACTATCGAATGCGATCTCTGACCCGACAAAACTGCTTGAGGCATTAGAAATAGACCCAACACCGTGGCAAGCAGGTTTCGCTGCTCGCGAGTTATTTGCGCTTCGGGTTCCTCTTAGCTTTGTCGAACGAATGGAAAAAGGCAACCCACACGATCCTCTATTACGTCAGGTTTTGCCGCTCAGTGAAGAGTTTGAGGCTCACCAAGGGTACTCTGCAGATCCCTTAGAAGAGCAAGAAAACGCTATTCCTGGGCTACTGCACAAATACAAAAATCGTGCATTGATGATCGTAAAAGGGGGTTGCGCGATCAACTGCCGATACTGCTTCCGTCGTCATTTCCCGTATCAAGATAACAAGGGCTCAAAGTCGGTTTGGCAAACCAGCCTCGACTATGTTGCTACCCATACAGAGGTCAACGAGGTTATCTTGTCAGGTGGCGATCCTCTCATGGCAAAAGACAGCGAATTAGAGTGGCTAATCAACGCTATCGAACAGATTCCACATGTCAAAACTGTTCGTATTCATAGCCGTTTGCCAGTAGTCATTCCAGCGCGTGTAACTGATGAACTGTGCCAAATATTGGCTAACACTCGCCTTAACGTAGTGATGGTGAGCCATATTAACCATGCCAACGAGATTAACTTAGAACTCAAACAAGCCTTTCATAAGCTGAAACAAAGTGGCACGACGCTGCTCAACCAAGGCGTGATGCTAAAAGGCGTGAACAATAGCGCTAACTCCTTGAAAGAATTAAGCGAAAAGCTATTCGACACCGGTATTTTACCTTACTATATGCATGTACTTGATAAAGTTCAGGGCGCAGCTCATTTCTATATTTCCGATGAAGAGGCAAAACACCACTTCAAGGGTTTGATCTCTGAGGTTTCTGGCTACCTAGTACCAAAACTCACTCGCGAGATTGGCGGTCGCACTAGCAAGACACCACTCGACCTACACATTGAATAG